The Metarhizium brunneum chromosome 5, complete sequence sequence CACTCCTCGCCGTAGTTGTTCAATTATGATGGATTTAAGAGTTAATCGACGTGGCGCGAGAAGCGGGCCGGACCATGTATCAAGACACAGGCCTCTACAGTCAacttggcgaggatggcgcaGCTGGTTTGTACAATATGTAAGTAATAGCGCAAACGGAATCGTTTGTGAAACTCGTTTGGCGCTGCATTGCGGACACCCAGCCAAGGATAACTGGTGGGTCTGCAAGGGAAACGGAACAGTATTTGACCAGGGCAAGGTGTCGTGTAATCTCAAAGCCCGTGTACTGAATTCGGGCGTCAAAATTCAAGAGGTGAGTTGTTTCGGATTAGACCCAATTCTGGGCAGAGAAGGCTGTTCAGGTCCCGAAAGCCCACTTGCGATTGTGTAAGAGGTTGTGTATAAGCCGTCAGGATGACAAGGTGGTTTGGGAGGCGGCACGGGTCGTATATAAAAGGTATGCTGCATATGAATGGGCACTTGACGTCGGAACAACCCAGCTACCCGCCCAGCAACTGACTTTGCAGTCTGATCCCCTCAACAAATACAAATTAGTTTTTCGGCCGGGACCGGCTCGGGTACGTTTGCAGAAAATATTGAATGGGTCTTTGAGCTCACGATAATCCATCCACCGTCTCTTGAGAGGGGGTCAGGTGGGTATTGCTGGGCAGCTTCCTTAAAGTTAGGCAGGATATGGAAGTGATGGGCGTTATTGACGGCGGAGAGGTCCAGAGGTCTAGAGGCTGAAAGAACGAAGTTGCCAGAACTGCGTTTCCCACTCGACGCCTTACTAGAAGATATATACTTCGTATAGGCGCCCGTTGCTCATATAAAGTGCCCGCTTCCCGCTGCCCCTTCCCGCCACCGCCTCTTGCGCAAGTATTTACTGGAGACCAGCAGCGCTAAAAAGACTCAAATGTTATCAGCCACGGCCCTCCTCCACGCCCGCAGGATGTCCGCATACCGGCTGTTGGCTGGGTCGACGCAGGTCGACAAATTGGTAGGCTGGTAGGCAAGCAGGGGACGTAATGGAGCACGCACTGCCGCTCCTCAGCGGCAGGCGCTCTTAGCATGGCAGGTCAGGGCGACGATCCCACTCTGACCGAAGCCATTATGGTGTCAACCTCCAGGGTTATCGAAAGAGTCAATCCGTTATACTGTGGGTGCGTGGGCCAATACACCCAACGGCATCAAGAGAGAGCGGACAGGCACCTCTTGCGGACAGGCTTCCATAAGACAGGTGCTGGTTTTGGATGTCGAGCTATGATTTGCGGTCCGCGCTTTATCGTAACTCGTTGACCGAAATCAGTGTCTTAAAACAAGACAACGGTCCGCCACGTATCTTTCCCTCGGGCACCTCGCGCTCTGCTACCAACCGGCCAGATTCCATTGAGAGTTGGAGTCAAGGGACAATCTTTGCTGAGCCCGGTCCATGACTGTGATATCCAGCAACGCCCGCCAGCAACGCCCAGAAAAACGAGTGAAATGGTCTGGACAAATGGCACGAAACAGCATAGGCGGGTCTCCAACAGTTAGCCTTTGCGCCTGGACGCGATACTGTTCTCTCCAAAACAAAGGAAACCGTAACGTCATGGCTTCAGCCAAATCGTCCGTGCAGGTTGAGATATTACCAATGTCTCCTCCGGCGCGTGTTTGGTTTGGTGGAAATGCAAGGCGTCCATGGGCTGCTCTGCTGGGTACGAGGCATCCCCTGCCACAAACTGCTTGACCAACCCCGAGTACGACGTCCTTTGATGTCGGCAACTGTTTCCTGGGGATTCGTTGAAACATCCCGACTGACGTAGGTGATGCATTTCGGAGACCTGCGACTGGCTCAACATCGGCAAGAATGCACAATGACAGCATAGTGATGACAATTGGCCCAGTCGATGGCGCCGCGCGTGGGAAATCTTTCCTCGCCTGCCAAGCCAAGCCGTTGCATCGACGTAGTACAAGACGGAGCGCGGAGTAATACTAGTTGCTTGTCACATCTTCTTTttgtgttcaatgttcataccctccctccctccttccttccttccttcgaCGTCCTTCCTTCATGCATGTCGCTCGGGGTCCCATGCCCTGCACTGCAGTCTAGAGTGCTCAGTCTTGCCCCGTGCCTTTTCAGCAGCTTGCTCATCAGCGCCACGTCCCTGTCGGAATATGAAGTGTATTCTAACCGCCCACCCTTGCACCCATGTAAACAGGCATAACCTAATATCTAAGTAAATAGAGGTACTATTTTAACCGGTACTGTCCGGTATTGTCCGATTGGCTATTAACCCCCGGACCTGGCTCTCCACAAGGTCCTCGACTCTTAAAGAGACGAGTTCCCCCGTCCAGCGCAGACGGGATTCGCACAGGCAATGTCAAACCCGTTGCCGCTTGGGAGTTGCAGCGGCGCCCAGGGATGCCGCCTTCCCCACCATGTTCTCCCGTAATTGCGGCTGCGGAATCTCCGCGCAAGGGGGCACAAGTAATGTCATAACCATGGGTCAGCTTGAGAGCTGCGAGAGCCGTAAGAGGCGCTAAACCCAAATAGGACCTCCAGTTGACCCCTCTCGGCACGcttctgcgccgccaaaCCGCAACTCGCGTCTGAAGCTTTGGTGAGGGCAGCTTTTTTTCTGCCATCCCGACCCAAACGGCCTATCCCATCGGTGACAAGCACGCGCGcgcgcacacacacacacacacacacacacacacatgcGACATGTCCGATAGACCCACGCATCGAggcggaagaggaggaggaggtccTCGCGGCGGACGAGGTGGTGGTCGCGGTGGTCGTGATGGTGGtcgcgacggcggcgacaagggcgagaagcccaagaaggagAATATCCTCGACTTGGCAAAGTACATGGACAAGGAGATTACCGTCAAATTCAACGGCGGACGAGAGGTTACGGGCACGCTGAAGGGCTACGATGCGCTCATGAACCTGGTGTTGGACGAGGTTAAGGAAACGGTTCGAGGTAGGCTCTGTCTTTTTGCCTTTTGGGTGACGagaagccatggccgcagtGACAAGACGAGCTGACACATGctgcagatgaagaaggaaaCGAGTCCACTCGACCTTTGGGCCTCGTTGTTGCTCGCGGTACTCTTCTCGTGGTCATTGCTCCCGTCGATGGTAGTGAAGAAATCGCCAATCCCTTTGCAACGGCGGAGGAGTAAGGTTGGATTCGGTGCCGGATCCCGAAACCCCAACAAGCACGGCCAAATTTGCATATATGCGACGATCTGGAGGCCTTGGGCTCACCATACGGTCCTGAGCCTGTGCAACAATTCGCGATAGGGCTCGCGCGATAGCTTGATCTGTCGTTTTGCTAGGACAGAAGACGGGCCACATCAGATAGCAAGTAGAGGATGCGCCTCGCAACATCACAAACGGGTCGCCATCATGGTCGTGGCAATGATGCTGCCATGACCACCACATCATGGGAACCTCTTTATGAACAATACAGATATGACATTTTTTTGGGCTTAGTTCTATGCAGCTACTTTATCCACTACTGCTTCCACCGCTAGTTCGAATCAATCAATGATTCTCATATCACCAAGAGTAGCCGCTCGCCGATCCTAACAGGCTTCATCCATCGTGCCATCCAGACCCAGGGCAACCAACCGGTAACCGTCACTGCTTAGTCATTCATACCATCCGAATGCCGTACCTCTGGGCCAAGTTCAATTCCCCTTCATCGGTGCTCAAAAACAATCGAAGCAAGCAAGAAAAAAGGAATTTCGTTTCATCCACGTATAAACCCCATCTTTACATATGAGCACTCTTGGACCGGCGTGGTGGTGTCGTGCTAAGGATCTTCTAGAACCCCCTACTCTGCTTGCTAGTCTTCTGGAGCTCCCCAAACGCATTGCCCAgttgcttcttcagctccttATAGCTGACGATGAAGCTGGTCTGCTCATCACGGCTGGTAAGGCAGATCCTCTCGTCAGTCCCTGCATCTAGCCTATTCAGGCACCGAAGCATGTGGCCCATGTCAAGCACAGGGTTCCCACTAGCGTCGACCTGGTGGAAGACATAGTCCCTGAACAGCTTGAGCATGTACCTCTCTCCGTTTTCGGACCACGCTCGATCTCCTTCGAGTTCCTGCCGCTCGTTGATGCAACCAAGCTTGAGGAGCAGGCGGGCGATGCGGCCGTTTTCCAGTTCCCGGTATAGTTCGGAGTTGAGGTCGTCAGACTGGTGTTGAGATTGGTCGAGAGTGGTGACGATATGGCCGGCAATTCCGCGAATGAATTCTTCAATGGTCTTTTGTGAAGGTGGCTGGGCGGGCGTAAGGAGCCATATGATTGTGTCGCGGAGCTCGACAGAATACGAGCGGGCCATCAATTCGATGGAGGCTTTGAGGTTGGTGAGTTGAGCTGGGGGCGTGTTGGTGGCTAGGGAGAGGATTGTGCGGCCAAACTGCATGAAGTCATCTTGCTGGAGTTCGGGGACGGGGCGGCGCATATCGAATTGGACTACATCGAGGATGGAGCAGGCGTTGAGGCGTATGCGGTTCTTGCCCGTGAGGATGATTTTGGTCACGTCGATGCAGCGCGCGGCCAGGTTGATGGAGTGAATGGACTTGAGTGCGTTTGCGATCTGAGCTATGTAGCCCCATAATACAGCTTCGGAAACTGGTGACTTTGCTTGGAAGCGGTTTCCTGGTGACGGTGCGCCAGCGCCAGTGCTCAGGTGAACTTCGGCTAGAGTTTTGGCCAGAGGGTGGTAGTCCTGTACAAATATAAGGGAGCTGTCACCGAAAGCTCGTGCCGTAAATGCATCGTGTATTGTAACTATGTTTGCATTGTCAATCTTCCTCCAGTCTTTGACGGATCTGATGGCGTGTTCGTTTGTGAGTCTGAAGCCCTCCAGTCTTCGTAGGCAGTAGAGATTGCCCGTCTTGGATGATGTCGCTTTGTAAACCCAGCTGGGATAAGAAAAGACGTTTGTGTTCTTTCGATGGCTGGTGTCGAGCGGTACTAAAGAATGATAGTTCTCCATCTGAGGTAGTTGTGAATTGGGCATAACCTGAAGTGAGGCTTCTGCCTTCCTTTGCAGGTCCTCTCGCAACTTTTCGGGTATGAAGAAGTCGTGTGTCAGTCGGTGATAGGGCATCAGATCTTCTCTGTAAGGCCCAACCGGTGCGTAAAGATGGTGCTGCAAGGGCTGAAGAGGAGCAGCAAAGGCGCCAGTGGGCTGATAAAACCCTCCGGCAGCCCCAGCCATTGCACTGTGATCGTCGGCATAAGGATTGAAGTGTGCGCTGGGGAGGCCTTGGCCAACtgaggccatggcaaaagGGTCATAGTTGACAGGGCCATCCTGATTCGATCCGTTCGAAACACCCTGGGTGGACGCGTTATTCCACATGTGATGGGTAAAGCGTGTCTGCCGTCAAGACATACCTGTGAGTTCAACTCAAAGCTTGGAGTGAATTCGCGAATGGCTGCTGGGTTGAATATGGCACTTTCTGGGTCGGCGGGAGTGGCTGAAAGAGCTGGGGATGCTACAAAGTGGTGTCAGCGCCGCGGTTCGCAGAACTGTATATTGAAACATGGCGACTACCTCCTAGCCCCCTGGGTGTAAATGCCGGTGCATTGGCGGCTTGTGTAGAAAAAGTTGGTTTCTTGCCGGCAGACTGCAGGTTTGCAGGGGTAAAGGAAGGAGACTCGACATTTAGAGCTTTGCGAGACCTGGGCAGACGTGTCAGCACAGCATATGCTTGGATACTCCAGCACGCAAGCGCATAGAGGCAGACGCAAAGCCGACTCGGTATGCGGCATTGGTGATCTGAcatacatgtctggtgggtttGAGTTATTCTTGTTTTGATCGTGGGAAAAGGTACAACCTTGGTCTTCGTATCGGCAGTGACCATAGATTAAGACGTTTCGACAGAGCGTATCCCTGTTCTCCGCTATAGGCTCGGGGTTAGCTCCATGAACTTTGCacgttgccgttgccattgccatttcCATTCCCATTTCCATTCAAGGAAGGAGCAGCACGGGGTAGGGGTGTCGTACCGCGTCCCTTTGGTTTCGGAGACGAGGCTGAACCGGCTGGGCGCCTAAGATCCGAAGTCGCGAATCGcgacgccgccattgtcTAGTTGGGTGAACCAAGGAGAGAATTCCGGCTCCTGCGGTCGCTTCTACGACGTCTGTACCATGTCAATGAGATTTCGCGACGACAGAGGGCACCGGGTTTGGGCAAAGCGACACGCGTGCCAGGTGCGCGAGCAttcccatgc is a genomic window containing:
- the lsm7 gene encoding U6 snRNA-associated Sm-like protein LSm7, whose amino-acid sequence is MSDRPTHRGGRGGGGPRGGRGGGRGGRDGGRDGGDKGEKPKKENILDLAKYMDKEITVKFNGGREVTGTLKGYDALMNLVLDEVKETVRDEEGNESTRPLGLVVARGTLLVVIAPVDGSEEIANPFATAEE
- the PAN3 gene encoding PAN2-PAN3 deadenylation complex subunit PAN3 codes for the protein MAASRFATSDLRRPAGSASSPKPKGRAENRDTLCRNVLIYGHCRYEDQGCTFSHDQNKNNSNPPDMSRKALNVESPSFTPANLQSAGKKPTFSTQAANAPAFTPRGLGASPALSATPADPESAIFNPAAIREFTPSFELNSQGVSNGSNQDGPVNYDPFAMASVGQGLPSAHFNPYADDHSAMAGAAGGFYQPTGAFAAPLQPLQHHLYAPVGPYREDLMPYHRLTHDFFIPEKLREDLQRKAEASLQVMPNSQLPQMENYHSLVPLDTSHRKNTNVFSYPSWVYKATSSKTGNLYCLRRLEGFRLTNEHAIRSVKDWRKIDNANIVTIHDAFTARAFGDSSLIFVQDYHPLAKTLAEVHLSTGAGAPSPGNRFQAKSPVSEAVLWGYIAQIANALKSIHSINLAARCIDVTKIILTGKNRIRLNACSILDVVQFDMRRPVPELQQDDFMQFGRTILSLATNTPPAQLTNLKASIELMARSYSVELRDTIIWLLTPAQPPSQKTIEEFIRGIAGHIVTTLDQSQHQSDDLNSELYRELENGRIARLLLKLGCINERQELEGDRAWSENGERYMLKLFRDYVFHQVDASGNPVLDMGHMLRCLNRLDAGTDERICLTSRDEQTSFIVSYKELKKQLGNAFGELQKTSKQSRGF